Genomic DNA from Alicyclobacillus fastidiosus:
CGATTGCTGAGCGTGGGCATCACAGGTTCCACGGTGGTATGCGGAATGCACAAGTTGATAAGGCCTGTCGTGTCGCCAATGCGAACGCTCATCGCAATGACCAGGACGGTCTCGTTTGGAGTCGTGAGTTGCAGAAACTGCGGATTGCTCTCGAGTCCCACAAACTCCGGTTCTACGTCCGCGACGCCCCGCCAGGATTCTGCCAGTAACTCGGCCGCTGGCGTGATGAGTCGACGCACCAGCGTCGTTTCGATATCCGTCAACTCCCGCTCGCGATATGCACCTGCGTTGTCCCCACCCATAAATCGGTCGAGCATGGCAAAGACGACCTGAGGGTTCATCTCGAGAACGACGCGCCCTTCCAAGGGCGTCATCTCCATCAGGTGCAGCACGGTTAGCATCGGAATCGAGCGAATGAACTCCTCGTACGGGACTTGGTCGACCGATTCGACCTGTATTTGAATCACGGTGCGAAGTTGTCCCGACAAATGCGTCGTCAACAGCCGCGAAAAGTGCTCGTGGATTCTCCGCAACGCGCGCAGGTGATCCTTGGAAAACCGCATGGCTCGGCGAAAATCGTAGGAACGGACCCGCGAGGCGCGATCGTCTGACCGAATTTCGTTCGCGTCGATCTCGCCGTTGTGAATAGCGGACAAGAGCGCATCAATTTCGGATTGTGATAGAACTTCTGACACGGCGTTCGCCCCCTTCCCGACTTATTGCACGAGCACCTGCGAAAAATAGATATTCGTGACGCTACCCGTTGGCAGCATGTGATTGACGCTTTTCAAAATCGTCTGCTTGAGACTGTTCAATCCCTTGTCGTTGCGCAACTGGTCGGGCGTGTACTGCCTCATGATCTGGTTGATGCTGTCTTCGATCTGGCTCTGCATCAAGGTGAGCTCATTCTTCGTAGCTTTCTTATCCGCCTGCAGTGTCACTGTAAATTGGATGAGTCCTGACGTTTGCAGATTGGTTGTCATCTGCGGCAACGATACCTGCAATGCCGCGGCTTCCTTGGCCGATAGCTGGTGTGTCGCCGTCGCCGCCGTCGCCGCCTGATGGCGGTGATGTTTCAAGTACATCGCGGTCGCCACAGTACCCCCAGCGACAACGAGAATGATGAGGATGATGATAAGCATCACCCGCACTGGACTCTTCACTTCCTTACCCCCTTACCGGTGTCGGCCGCGACCAAGCCGATCCTGCGATAGAAATCGGCCACGAACTGTTCAATCACGTCAGGCTTCTCAGAAACGATATACTTGTGCCCGTTGGACAGCGTGATGACAGAATCAGGCGTCGCCTCTACACTCTCGATGAGCAAAGGGTTTAACCAAAGTTCAGAGCCATTTAGCCGCGTCAGCCGAACCATTCTCTCTCTCTCTTTCCCATGCGGCGCGCGCCCTCACAGCGCGCGCCCTCTCAATCGGTGTTACGAGTTCTTCATGTTGACGAGTGCCTGAAGGATGGTGCTGTCTGTGCCGATGACGTGCGTGTTTGCCACGTAGCCGTTCTGGGCCACAATCATCTCCGAGAACTCGTTCGAGAGGTCGACGTTCGACATCTCAAGTTCGCCTGACGACAAGGTACCCGTACCAGCGGTGGTGTCGTTCGGCGCCGCGTACGTCACCTGGCCAGCTGACGGCACGACGCCGTACATGTTGTCGCCAACCTTCTCCAACCCGGCAGGGTTGGGAACCGTGCCGAGTGCCATATAGCCCACCGTATACGTCTTGCCGTCACTGCCGGTCACGTTGATGCTCCCATCCTCGCCAATTTGAACGTTCGGCGACGACGGCAACGTCACGCCGCTTGGGGCGACACCGGCCAGCATCGTCGATAAGTTGACCGGTACGAGGCCTGTCTCGTTCGTCGTGGCGCTCGGCGCGGTCGAACCCTGAAAGCCCATCGCCACGAACCCGTTGGGCAGCACCAAATCGTCATTGCTGTCCACCGTGAAGTCGCCCGCGCGCGTCAGGTACGTTGAGCCGGATGTCGCCCCGCCGGTGTTCGACTTCACGACGAAAAACCCCGCGTTGTTGATCGCCAGGTCGGTGGGGCTGCTCGTCGTCTGATCAGGTCCCCCAGACATATCGAGCTGCGTACCGGTCACCTTCACACCAAGGCCCACCTGCTGTGGGTTGGTGCCGCCAAGGCCACCCGTCGTACCCGCGTTGCCGCCCGAGAGCGTCTGGCTGAGCACGTCGCCAAAATCGGTCCTCGAAGACTTGAAGCCAACCGTGTTGACGTTCGCGATGTTGTTGCCCACGACGTCGAGATCCGTTTGAAATGCCTGCATGCCAGATATGGCAGAACTCATGGAACGAAGCATCAATAATCACCCTCCTGGAGTTGCGCCGCCCTATCGGTTCAGTCGATCCCCAATAGGCAAGCTTCCACTGGCGTGGTCCGGCTTGTTCACGACAACGACGCTGTCTATTTGTGTAACGATGGTATTCGGTTCGTGTTGCATCGCGGTCACCACGGTGCGCGATGGCAGATTCACGACCAGACCTGCCTGTCCGACGATCATGTAGGCATTTTTTGACCCTTTCGACTGAGCCTGATTCGCCACCTGATCCATGGCGACAAGGTCTGACTGCGATAGAGATAGGCCCCTTTGAGCCAGGCGCTGTTGTGCATGCGCGCTGATGTTCCACGCGCTGCTTTGCCGATCCGCCGCCGCCGTAAGCGCCGCCTGAAACGTTCCACCCGGATCTGCGGTTTGTCCGGGTTTCGCCGGACTCGACGCTCGAGACGTGGTCAAGGGCCGCCACGTGGAGATGGCATTGTGCAACTCACTCACGACATCTGCACCACCTGCGACAGCGGATACGATGTGCCATTGACCACAACCTGTGGCTCGCCATTCGATATCTTGATCGACGACACCTGTCCCGTCACCGTGTTGCCACTGCCGTCATCGACGGAGATATTCGTGCCGATGAGCTGATGCTCAAACGCCACCGAAGTAACCGATTGTAACGACTGAACGGCGGATAGAATCTGCGAGTCGGTATTGGCCACGTCCGTCATCTGCTCGAGCGCACTGAACTGCGCCAACTGCGCCACCATCTGCGTGTTGTCTTGCGGTTGCAGTGGGTCTTGATTCTGAAGTTGCGCAACCAACAGCTGTAAGAACGCATCCTGACCGAGCGTTTGGCTCTGGTTGAGCACCGTTGACGCTCCGGATTGCGCCTGCGCGCTCTGCGAAGCGGACGAAGTCGACGAAATAGAAGATGACATCCTTTTTTTCCTCCCTTCCACGTTAGATTGACAGACTAATGTCCCCCCCGTGTTGAACAGGGGATGCGGCGACCGCTTCGTTCACGGTCATCGCCCCGCCGGACGAATCGGACGAACTCGCGGAGCGCTCTGGCGAAGGCTCTTGTTGACGTTGCCCTCCGCCACCTGTCTGCGCATCGCTCTGCCCATACGACAGCTGGAAATTGGCGACATTCAAGCCCAGGTCCTGTAGATTCTGCTGTAAAGACGGCATCTGCTGATTCAACCACGCGAACGTAGCGGCCTGGCTGGCGACCACCTGGATCTGCAAGCCATCGGCGCCCTTCGTGACGGTCACATCGAGTTGCCCCATGCCCTGCGGCAAAATTTGTACCTGAAGTTTCGAGTTGTCAGCGGCAGCCTTGACCGAGATCAACTGGCCAAACTGCGAGAGCGCATCCGGCTGACGAACATCTACCTGCGCAGCGCCGCTAGCCTGCTCCGACGACACAGGTGCCTTTGTCTCCACCGTGCCAGCTGTCACAGCCGCGAACTGCGCATCAGCACCCGTCGCGGACGACAGGGGTTGAGCTTTGTCAGACGCACCGCTTGTCTCGCTGTCTGTAGATGACCCCCGATGAGTCGTGTGGTTCGCCTTCGACAAGAGCGTCGCGACTCGCAAATCCGACGTGGCCAGACCAGCGCTGTCGGAAGTGCTCGCACTGCTGCTTGCGTTTTGATCCGTGGAGGACGACAACGAGACATCCGTCAACGGCTTAGCCACGCGCGCTCCAAGCCCCACGGCCTGACTCTTTTTGACCGCATCCGCCAATGCCGACGCAACCTCAGAGTCATCGTCGGTCGACGCATCGAGACGTTTGGCACTCGCCAAATCCACTCCATTCGCCGCATCACTCTCAGCTGTCGTCATCTTGTCTCCACCGACTGCCGCGAGTTTCGTTGCGGTCGATCCGCCAACTGGATGCAGACCTTTCGACCCGTGTCCGGCGGTGGTCGTCAAGGACGCTGCCGGTGCCACGCCACCTTTGCTTTGCTCCGAAGCACCAGCCTTGTCGGCGACTGTTTGAAGGGCCGCAGTGCCGTTCGTCCCGAGCATCGCGAGTAGCAAGTCGTCAAATACTGCGCCGTTTTGGCTATCCGACGCACCAGGGACGCCGCCGCTCGCGATTGGCGCGGAGGCTGCGCCTTTGCGCAACACTTGCATTCTATTTCACCTCCCTTCAACGAGATCGACTCACGCGATATCAAGGAGTAGTTCCCGCCGGAGTAGTTCCCACCGCGGCTGTCGAATTGGCAGTCGAGTTACTGGTACTCGCTGATGCGATCTGCGCGTCGTCGGCAGCCTGCTGAACGACCGTGCTGGCAAACGCGGTCGGCAGGTCCTGCACGATGGGACCAGACGTATCTGCTGGCATCGCCGCGACGACCCACGCGGCCTCATTGGCTCCCATTTTTTGCAGAACCGAAGCTGCGGCCTGGGCATCCATCTGTGCCAGGATGTTCGCTTCCTGCTGCGCGCTCTGCACATGGTTGGTCGTCACCTGTTGTTGTTTTTGCATCGTCTGCAATTGGTTCTCTAGGTCCTGAATTTGGCTCTTTTGTGCCTGTGCCTGCTGCGACAGCGCCGCATTCGTAGACTTCAGTTTTGAAATTTCCTGTTGGTCGGCTTGCACCTTCTGCGAAGTGGCACTGAGCCCCGCCGTCTGAGATGCGGCACTACTGTGGCGTAATCCGAGCACCTCAAGCGACGTCTGCCAGACTGGAACGCCGACGAACTGCAGCGCGACGCCGATGACAATGGCGGCCACGATAATGGGAATGACGCCGACGAAGACAATCCAAGCCAATCGACTCATTCCACGGCGTTCCTTTTGCTCGCCCCTCTTCGGAACAGCCTTTTGTGCGTTCACCTTCGTCGCCATTACAAATCCGTCCTTTTAAATCTCTTCAAAGCCTCGTCGTCCGCCTCTACCTGAGACTTGCGCAGCGCATCCACCTTGTCGGACGCCCGTGCATCAGTTGCGATGCGCGACCACTTTTCCTGTTCGAAATAAGCATCGCGCAGCTTGCCTTGCTGGATATGGACATGCCCCTGCAACGCCTCCCACTCGCGTTCAAGCTTTTGCTTTCGCACTTCGAGCGACGCCTGATAGGACGCATAGGAGCGGACGTACGAGACGCCGGCGACGTTCGCCAAGCGCTCCCTGGTCTCCCGCGACCGTTCGTCCAGTTGCTGCCACTGCATCTGCAAGGCCTGTTGCTCCTGCAACAAACGCGAATAAGCCGACTCCTCGATCTCCTGCAAATCCTGTTTCAGCTTGTGGAATCGCGTGGCAAAAGCGGTGAATTCACGCACGTCGTCACACCCCCGTAATCTGACCCAACGTCTCAATCGTCGACGACATATCCGTCAAATCGTCCGTCCCTTGCGTGAGCAGAGCATTCACCTCAGGCACCTTCGCAATCGCCATATCGGTATCGACATCGGAGCCTGAACGGTACGCGCCAATGCGCAGCAGGTCCTCCACATCGCGAAACCGGCTCAACCACGTCCGAGCGAGTTGCGCGGCACTTTGGTGCCGTTTGTCGGCCACCGTCGAAAATAGTCGAGATACGCTGCTCAATACGTCAACAGCAGGGAAATGTCCTGCATTGGCAAGTTTTCGCGACAGGACGATGTGACCATCGAGAATCCCGCGAACCGTATCGGCGATCGGGTCATTCATGTCGTCCCCATCCACCAGCACGGTGTAGAACGCGGTGATCGAACCCGTCTCGCCTGGCCCTGTTCGCTCGAGCAACTTGGGCATCGCAGCGAAGACGGAAGGCGTGTACCCCCTCGCGGTTGGAGGCTCTCCGGCCGCCAATCCGACCTCCCGTTGCGCCATCGCGAAACGGGTGACGGAATCCATCATAAAATTGACGTGGAGCCCTTCGTCGCGAAAGTGTTCGGCGATCGCCGTGGCGACAAACGCGGCTTTCAACCGAATCAGCGCCGGTTGATCAGAGGTGGCGACCACCACCACACTGCGCTTTAGGCCTTCCTCGCCGAGATCGCGTTCGATAAACTCGCGCACTTCTCGCCCGCGCTCGCCGACGAGGGCGATCACGTTGACGTCCGCCGCGGTTCCCCGAGCGATCATCGACAGCAGCGTGCTCTTGCCGACGCCGCTGCCCGCGAAAATGCCCACGCGCTGGCCGTTCCCGACCGTGAGCAGACCGTCGATTACGCGTACACCTGTTTGCACAGCGTGTTCGATCCGCCGCCGCCGCAAAGGATCAATCGGCAACTGTTCGATCTCTCGCGCCACCACATCGCGAATTGGCCCCAAGCCATCCATCGGTTGACCGAGACCATCGACAATGCGCCCGAGCAACCCGGCACCGCAGTTGACCGTCAGCCGCGTGTGCAGCGCCAGCACATCGGCACCAGGACCGATGTCGCCCAGTTCTCCCAACGGAACGAGGACGAGATTCCCCTCGCGAAACCCAATGACCTCGGCTCTGCACTGGGAGCGCTGGCCGTAAATCAGACAGATGTCGCCGAGGCTTGCCAAAGGGCCACTCGATTCGACCGTCATGCCGATCACCTTGGTGACCTTTCCGTAGACCTTGACAAGGGTGGCAGTTGGCAGCTGTGCCACAAACGCTTTAAGTGTCTGCTCCACCGGCGGTATCCCCCTGCTGTAACGTCAACTCGTGTAGGGTGTGTCGCAACTCATCCAACCTCGTGCGGACCGTGGCATCGACGCGCCCGCCGGTGCCGCGGATATCGCAGTCGCCGGGCGCCAGCGTCGGATCGGGGACGATTGTGATCTCCCACTCCCCGTAATTCAGCATCTTCCACTTCGGGTGCGCTTGCCGGGCAGCTGCGTAGTCATCTGGATGCACCCGCACCTGCACCGAGGTACTGTGAATGACATAGTGGAGCAACTCTTCAACCATGGCACTGATGTTCGCAGGCTCAATAGCCAATTCGCGATACAGCAACTTCTCCACTGCGACCATCGCCACTTCTTCAAGGACGGGCTGCAGTGCGGCGATGCTATGCACACGTTGCTCCTCAACGGCTTGGGCGATCCCGGTCAAAGCGACTTGCTCCTTGGCCTTCCACTCCCCCAGCGTCACGTTCGCTTCCTCTCTGCCGCGGCGAAGTCCCTCTTCAAAGCCAGCGCGTTCTGCCGCCTCGCGAACGCTTAACGCCTCGCTCTGAGCGCGCTCCACCAATTCCTGCGCCTGTGCCTTCGCGCTCGCGAGCATCTGTTCACACGCCGCTTGGGCTTCGGCGAGGATGGCCGCCGGATCGACAACCGGTTCCCCTTCGACAGAAACTGCCTGCAGGCCGACCGCAATCTCCACGTCGGCCGTGGCTACCGGGATAGGTTGCGTTCCGTCAGGCAACCACGTCGACGTCAGATGCTTCAGCACGTTAGACAATGATGTCGTCACCTCCGCCGTGCGACACGACAATTTCTCCAAGGTCTTCAAGATGCCTGATGACACCCACTATGCGCTGTTGTGCATCCTCGACGTCGCGCAGGCGAACAGGACCCATGTACTCCATGTCCTCCTGGAACGTCTCGGCCATCCGCTTGGACATATTGTTGAACAGAACTTCCTTGACATCGTCTCGCGATACCTTGAGAGCCAGTTGAAGGTCCCGGGCGTCCACCTCGCGGATGACGCGCTGAATGGCCTTGCTGTCGAGGAAGATAATGTCCTCGAAGACAAACATCCGCTTCTTGATCTCGTCCACGAGATCCGGGTCCTTCGTCGACAATTTTTCGAGAATCCCCTTCTCAGTACTCCGATCGACGCCGTTTAAGATCTTCACGATAGCCTCGATTCCACCGGCCTGTGCACTGTCTACCGTGGTCATCGTCGACAGCTTTGACTCCAGGATGTCTTCCACTTCAGCGATGACATCCGGTGAAGTCCCCTTCATCGTGGCGATCCGCCGCGCGACGTCCGCTTGCAAATCGGCCGGCAACGCAGAGATGATCATCGCCGCCTGGTCCGCATCCAGATACGAGAGGACGAGCGCCACTGTCTGTGGATGCTCATCCTGAATGAATCCAAGAACCTGATTCGGATCCGCCTTTCGCGCGAAGTGAAACGGGCGAACTTGTAAAGCAGAGGTCAAGCGGTTAAGGATGTCCTCTGCCTCTTTTCCGCCGAGCGCCTTTTCGAGTACGTCGCGCGCGTACTGGATGCCTCCGGTCTGAATGTACTCCCGAGCCATCGCGAGATCGCGAAACTCCTCGAGGATGTGCTCCCGTTGCTCAAAATTCACTTTGCTGACGTTCGCGATCTCGAAAGTGAGCTGTTCGACTTCTTCGTGCGACAGCCGCTTAAAGACGCTTGCCGCCACGTCCTGGCCAAGCGCGATGAGAAGGACGGCAGCCTTCTGACGACCTGAAAGTGTCTGTTGGCGTTGCACCACTCATCGCCTCCGATGTTCAAAATACGGTAAATTTCTACTCGGACAACCAAGTGCGCAAGAGACTTGCAAAATCGTCCGGGCGCTGACGCGCCATGCCCATCAACTGATTCATCAACAACTCGTCCTCGGTCGGAGGCAGTTCCTCGAGCTCCGCGTCATAAGCGTCCTTGACGTGAGCTTCGATATCTGTCATCTGAGCCGACTGCCTGCGCCTGCGCCAGAGGAAGAAACCGACGCCGAGCAGCGCCGCGATGAGCGCAAGGATGCCGTAGAGTTTGAAGTTCGAAGCCGTCGACGCCAGAGTCGTGTTCTGCGCCGGCGTAAACGGCACACTCGAAACAGATACGGTATTCGCCGCCTGCGTCGTCGCGCTCTGACCGACCAAATTCGTGACAAAGGACTTGATCTGTTTGACCTCAGCCGGCGTGATCGCCTTGTCGTTGCTGTTCAACAGGACGCCAACGCTATAGCCCTGAATTTGCATCGGGTCGTCAGTCGTCGTCGAATTTTGGTAGCTGTAATCGTAGTTCGTCGTCGTATTCGTCTGCGTCGACGTGGAATTCCCCGTCGAGGAACTAGACGCGCTGTACGAACTGGTACTGTTCGGGTTGCTGCCCGCCTGACCCGCAGGTCCACCTGCCTGTGTGCCATTGGTCGACTGCGACTTGTTGACTTGCTGACTGGTCACAAAACCGTTTGTCGAATTCGGGGCATTTTGAAGAACATGAGACTGACTCTGCGTCTGGTTGAACGTCACATTGGCGTGCACGACCACGACCGCGTTATCCGGGCCGACAATTTGTTGCAAGCCGCTAGTCAGCTTTTGCGTCATGTCGTTCTCGACCGACTGGCGCATCGCGAGTTCGCTCGACGCCCCGCCTACAGCCGTGTTCGCGGCACTCGAGGAACTCGAGAGCGTATTGCCGTATTGATCGACGACCGAGACGTTGTCCACCGACAAGCCTGTGACGGAGTGCGCCACGAGCTGCTGAATGCCAGCGACTTGAGTCGCGGACAGTTGGACTCCGTTGCCCAGCGTCACAAACACTGAGGCCTTAGCGTCCGTCGTCGGCTGACTGACGAACAACTGCTGCTGGGGCATGACGATATGTACCTGTGCCGACTCGACTCCATTAATGCTTGAAATCGTCTCGTTCAGGCTCTGTTGCAGCGCATCCAACACCTGGATATTAAATTCATCCTGCGTCATTCCGAGGGAATTGCTCACACTCGAATACCCGATGTACCCCGATTGTGGAAGTCCCGCCTCCGCCAACTGGACGCGCGCTTGGTTTGCATCCTTCGACGGCACTAATACGGAAGTCCCTTGGATTTCATTCGGAATTTTGAGCGTCTGCAACTGGGTCTGGACTTGCCCTAAAGATTTATCGTCTAACCCGCTCATCACCATCACGTAATGCGGACGCGACACGACCCAAAGCATGGCCGAGAGCGCCGCGACCACGGCCACCGCAATCACAATCGCATTCCGACGCATGTTGGGTGATACAGACTTCCAGCGGTCGACGACCCGCGTCCACATCCCACGCAGGGTTTCGTTCAAGATGGTTCACCCTCTATCTATAGCTGTCAAACCTGCATGTTCATGACCGTCTGATAAGCGCTCGTCACGCGGCTAGCCACTTGTGAGACCATATCAACTGCGAGCGACGCCTGTTGTTCGGCGACCATCAATTGACTCGCGGTCACTGATCCGCCCGTCGCATAGGACTGAGCGAGTTGATCCGCCGTATCGCTGACTTGATTCACCTTGTCTAGCTCCTGCGCCAAAAAATCAGAAAAGCTAGGTTGCCCAGAAGCTGGAGCCTGGGTCGACGAAGTCATCTGTCCAAGTGCCCCGGACAAAACGGACTGTACACCTTGAATCGCCATACTACATCACCTCTTACTTGCCGATGCTGAGCGCATCGACATCCATCTGTTTGGCCGCGTCGAACGCGGTCGCATTGGCCTCATAGGCACGCGACGCCGTCACCATGTCGACCATCTCTGTCGCGATATCGACGTTCGGCATCTGCACGTATCCGTTCACCGCATCTGGACTGCTCGGGTCATAGACCGATTTCAACGGACTGGTGTCCTGCGTAATCGACGTGACTTGTACGCCGCCGTCACCGGTCGCCATCGTGGCGCCCAACACGTTCTGAAAGGACGCACTCTGCGATGCTGGCGCAAAGTTCACGATCTCACGGCGATAAGGACCGCCTTGTGGTGTCCGCGTCGTATTCGCATTCGCGATGTTGTTCGAAATCACGTTTAGCCACAATTGGTTGGCCGTCAATCCGCTCGCGGCGATGTTCATACTCGACGTATCAAACACGCGCATCAACCTCCCTGAATCGCGGTAGTCAAACGCTGAAAGCGCGTCGACAGATCCTGTGCAAGCACTTCGTATTTGACCTGATTTTCTGCGACGTCGACCATTTCCGAACTGAGGTCTACGTTGTTCCCGTCGTTATCGACAGTCGAACTCGTATCCGTGTAGACAGTCGGCTGTACGTTCGGAAGATTGTTCAAAGTGCTCCCCGACGTCGACAGAGGGATATGCGTCTCGCCCATCTGAGCCTGTGGAGCTGAGTTCAACGCCTGTTGAAAGTACGTCTCAAACGCCACGTCCTGGCGTTTGTAGTTTGGCGTTTCTGCGTTCGCTATGTTATTCGCATAAACTTGTTGACGCAGTGTTGCCGCATCGAGCGACATTTGCAGTACCTGCATCGTATTCACTCTTCACTCTTCCCCATCCGCACATTTTGCTATTTTTCGACGACAGTGTAATGATTCGTCGAATCCTGTCATAATCCTGCACATTTGAAACGCACGCAGTGGCGAATTTGCTAAGAAGTTCATGGACTGATCACAAAAAAGCAACCAGGGTGCCAACGACATCCTGGTTGCTTTTTTGGAATGTATGGATACTGCTTTTTTACAGAATAAACTGACTGACGTCGCGGTTCTTGACAATCGACTGCAGTTTCTCGTCGACGTACGCCGCAGTTATGGAAAGAGACTGCAGGTTGACGTCTGGCGCCTCAAACGACAAGTCCTCCAGGACTTTCTCGACAAGTGTGTGCAGTCGTCTTGCACCGATGTTCTCCGTGTCCTGATTCACCTGTTGAGCCATCTGTGCGATCCGCGTGATGGCGTCGTCGCTGAACGTCACCGCGATGCCCTCGGTTTCAAGCAGGGCGGCATACTGTTTGAGCAACGAGTGCTCCGGTTCGCGCAAGATCCGCTCGAAATCGCCTGCCGTCAAAGGCTCTAGCTCGACGCGAATCGGGAAACGTCCCTGAAGTTCCGGGATCAGGTCGGATGGCTTCGCCACGTGAAACGCGCCTGCTCCAATGAACAACATGTAGTCCGTCTTCACGGCGCCATACTTGGTCGTGACAGTCGATCCTTCGACGATCGGAAGGATATCCCGCTGCACGCCTTCCCGCGAAACATCCGCGCCCCGCTGTTCCTTACCCGCGATTTTATCCATCTCGTCAATGAAGATAATCCCTTGGTTTTCAGCGCGATAAATCGCCTCTGCATTGACTGCATCAGCGTCGATCAAGCGCCCTGCCTCTTCCTGCGTGAGGACCTTGCGCGCCTCGCGCACGGTCATCTTGCGTTTGCGCGTCTGCTTCGGCAATAGATTTCCGAGCGCCTCTTGGATATTGCCAAGACTCTCAGCCCCCATTCCAGGCATGAAACCGAGCGACATACCACTCGACTGTTCCTCAACGTCGATCTCCACGTAGTGGTCTTCCAATTCACCGAGGTCCAGCTTGTGCCTCGTGCGGCGTCGTTCTTCGCGAACCGAATCGGAACTGGCCTCGTGCGACGGCCGCTCCTGCTGCCCGCCGCCGAACAGCATCTCGAACGGATTCCCCATCTTTCGCCGCGCGTTCGGATCTGGCACGAGCGCGTCGACGATCCGATCGTTGGCGCGTTCCTCGGCCTCCTTCTGAACCTTCTGCGCGTGTTCAGCCTTCACCATCCGAACGGCCGTCTCGACCAGGTCTCGCACCATCGCCTCGACGTCGCGGCCGACGTAACCAACCTCTGTGAACTTCGTCGCTTCGACCTTGATGAACGGCGCACCGACCAATTTTGCCAAACGGCGTGCGATTTCCGTCTTGCCAACGCCAGTGGGTCCGATCATCAAAATGTTCTTCGGCGTCACTTCTGCCTGCAAGTCCGACGGCAGTTGCGCCCGCCGCGCACGGTTGCGGAGTGCGACGGCGACAGCGCGCTTCGCGCCGCGCTGCCCCACAATGAACTTATCTAAGTGCTCCACGATTTGCCGCGGCGTCAATTCCTGTTCTATCGACACGTGATTCCCTCCCTCAAATCAGAGGCTCGACGGCTTGTCAGCGAGCCTCTTGCCACGTCTTAGCCTACTGTCTCCACGATGATGTGGTCATTCGTAAAGACGCAGATCTCCGATGCGATTTGCAACGCCTTCTGCGCGATCTCCGCGGCCGGCAATTCCGTATTGCGGGCGAGCGCACGTCCGGCAGAGAGCGCAAACGCTCCGCCTGAACCAATTGCGCAAATCCCATCGTCCGGCTGAATCACTTCGCCGCCACCCGAGACGATGAACAAATCGTCCTCATTCATCACGATGAGCATCGCTTCCAGCTTGTGTAACACCTTGTCGGAGCGCCATTCCTTCGCCAATTCCACAGCGGCGCGCTGAAGATTGCCCTGGTACTCCTCCAGCCGCTTTTCGAACATCTCAAACAGCGTGAACGCATCTGCGACAGAACCGGCGAAACCAGCGACTACTTTGCCGTGATAGAGTCGGCGAACCTTTCGCGCCCCTTGTTTCATAATCATGCTGTTGCCAAGTGTCACCTGGCCGTCGCCTGCCATGGCCCCCTTGCCTTCATTCAGTACAGCAAAAATCGTGGTGGCATGCATGGATTGGTCCACGCGCGTCACTTCCCTTCTGTTTCGCGTGCTCGCTCAGATCTTGGATGGCTGTCTTGATAAACGCGCGTCAAACGCTCACGCGACGTATGTGTGTAAATCTGCGTACTCGATAAACTTGCGTGGCCAAGCAACTCTTGGACACTGCGCAAGTCCGCCCCGCCGTCGAGCAGGTGCGTGGCAAACGTGTGGCGCAATCCGTGCGGGCTCAGCCGACGAAGTCCCGGCACTTCGGCAATGCGCTTGTCGAGGATCCGTCGGACGCTCCGGTCGGTCAACCGCCCGCCGCGCTGGTTGACGAACAGCGCTTG
This window encodes:
- the flgB gene encoding flagellar basal body rod protein FlgB, with protein sequence MQVLQMSLDAATLRQQVYANNIANAETPNYKRQDVAFETYFQQALNSAPQAQMGETHIPLSTSGSTLNNLPNVQPTVYTDTSSTVDNDGNNVDLSSEMVDVAENQVKYEVLAQDLSTRFQRLTTAIQGG
- the hslU gene encoding ATP-dependent protease ATPase subunit HslU → MEQELTPRQIVEHLDKFIVGQRGAKRAVAVALRNRARRAQLPSDLQAEVTPKNILMIGPTGVGKTEIARRLAKLVGAPFIKVEATKFTEVGYVGRDVEAMVRDLVETAVRMVKAEHAQKVQKEAEERANDRIVDALVPDPNARRKMGNPFEMLFGGGQQERPSHEASSDSVREERRRTRHKLDLGELEDHYVEIDVEEQSSGMSLGFMPGMGAESLGNIQEALGNLLPKQTRKRKMTVREARKVLTQEEAGRLIDADAVNAEAIYRAENQGIIFIDEMDKIAGKEQRGADVSREGVQRDILPIVEGSTVTTKYGAVKTDYMLFIGAGAFHVAKPSDLIPELQGRFPIRVELEPLTAGDFERILREPEHSLLKQYAALLETEGIAVTFSDDAITRIAQMAQQVNQDTENIGARRLHTLVEKVLEDLSFEAPDVNLQSLSITAAYVDEKLQSIVKNRDVSQFIL
- the hslV gene encoding ATP-dependent protease subunit HslV; the encoded protein is MDQSMHATTIFAVLNEGKGAMAGDGQVTLGNSMIMKQGARKVRRLYHGKVVAGFAGSVADAFTLFEMFEKRLEEYQGNLQRAAVELAKEWRSDKVLHKLEAMLIVMNEDDLFIVSGGGEVIQPDDGICAIGSGGAFALSAGRALARNTELPAAEIAQKALQIASEICVFTNDHIIVETVG